The Kaustia mangrovi genome has a segment encoding these proteins:
- a CDS encoding helix-turn-helix transcriptional regulator produces the protein MRAEFDRHPGDRVHTLDDGKAGIRRMEVFLHGAPYSLHRHDSYAIGVTLAGLQCFSYRGRRHRARPGQIHVLFPDELHDGAAGTETGFGYRIAYIDPGFLQQALGGRALPFVRNPVLTANAAWASMLDKLWDPELCSDEVMRTEFAVEATDCLEAAAGSRSPDRPGTIAFDRLLEVREAIAQDPVRRLDMAELERLADMDRWSLARGFRAAFGTSPSRFRMMRQLEHARDRLEAGMPLAEAALDAGFADQSHMTRRFRDAFGMSPRQWRLASRTA, from the coding sequence ATGCGCGCAGAATTCGACAGGCATCCCGGCGACAGGGTCCACACGCTCGATGACGGCAAGGCCGGTATCCGGCGGATGGAGGTGTTTCTCCATGGCGCGCCCTACTCGCTGCACCGCCATGACAGCTATGCGATCGGGGTGACGCTTGCCGGGCTTCAGTGCTTTTCCTATCGGGGGCGCCGGCACAGGGCCCGGCCCGGGCAGATCCACGTCCTTTTTCCCGACGAGCTGCACGACGGCGCGGCGGGAACCGAAACGGGCTTCGGCTATCGCATTGCCTATATCGATCCCGGTTTCCTGCAGCAGGCGCTGGGCGGGCGCGCATTGCCGTTCGTCCGCAACCCGGTGCTGACGGCGAATGCGGCCTGGGCCTCCATGCTTGACAAGCTTTGGGACCCGGAGCTTTGCAGCGACGAGGTCATGCGGACGGAATTTGCGGTCGAGGCGACAGACTGCCTCGAAGCCGCCGCCGGAAGCCGGTCGCCGGACCGCCCCGGTACCATTGCATTCGACCGCCTGCTTGAGGTGCGCGAGGCCATCGCGCAGGATCCGGTCCGGCGTCTCGACATGGCCGAACTCGAACGCCTTGCCGACATGGACCGTTGGAGCCTGGCGCGCGGCTTTCGCGCGGCATTCGGGACCAGCCCGAGCCGGTTCCGCATGATGCGGCAACTGGAACATGCGCGCGATCGCCTCGAGGCCGGCATGCCCCTGGCCGAGGCCGCGCTGGATGCCGGCTTTGCCGATCAAAGCCACATGACCAGACGGTTCCGCGACGCCTTCGGCATGTCGCCGC